The Geminocystis sp. NIES-3708 genomic sequence GTTGGTCATTTTAGTGCTGATAATCGAGCAGGAATTGAATGTACTTTACATCGCATTAGTGCCATTCGTAATCGTCAAGGAAATATTATTGGTTTGACTTGCCGTATTGGTAGAGCCGTTTTTGGCACTATTTTGATGATTCGAGAATTAGTCGAAAGTGGTCAATCTATTTTACTATTAGGTCGCCCCGGTGTAGGAAAAACCACCGCCTTACGGGAAATTGCTAGAGTTTTAGCTGATGAGTTAGACAAAAGAGTTGTCATTATCGATACTTCCAATGAAATTGCAGGAGATGGTGATGTGCCTCATCCTGCAATCGGTAGAGCAAGAAGAATGCAAGTGGCTCATCCCGAATTACAACATCAAGTAATGATTGAGGCAGTAGAAAATCATATGCCTGAAGTGATTATCATTGATGAAATTGGTACGGAATTAGAAGCTCAAGCGGCTAGAACCATTGCCGAAAGAGGTGTACAATTAGTTGGTACTGCTCATGGTAATTATTTAGAAAACTTAATTAAAAACCCTACTCTTTCCGACTTAATTGGAGGTATTCAATCCGTTACTCTCGGTGATGAAGAAGCTCGTCGTCGTGGCTCTCAAAAGACTGTTTTAGAAAGAAAAGCACCTCCTACCTTTCAAATTGCTGTGGAAATGTGGGAGCGTCAAAAATGGGTTGTTCATGAAGAAGTAGCACAAACAGTAGATCATTTATTACGAGGTAAACAGCCGATTCCACAACTAAGACAAGTTAATGATGAAGGGCAAGTTACCATAACTAGAGATCCTTCTTTAGCACCACAAACGGAATTAACAACGGTGCAAAATGTGGTAGAAATTCCCCTAAAACCCACTGGCTTAAGGGCTTCAGGTAAAATGATTCCCATTTCTTTGACTCATCAACAACCGAATCTCGATTTTGAGAAAATGTTAGCCAATTCTTGGTATCAGGCAGAAGAAGCCACAGAAAAAGTACGTATTCCAGGACCTAATGGTGAGGATTTTCCCATTTATGTTTATCCTTATGGTATTGGTAGATCCCAGTTAGAACAAGTTATTGGAGTTTTAAAAATGCCTATTGTTTTAACTAAAGATTTAGATGATGCTGATGCGGTATTAGCTTTGCGATCGCAAGTTAAAAATCACTCAAAATTAATGCAATTAGCAAAAGATCGTCAAGTACCTATCCATAGTATCAAATCCAACAGTATTCCACAAATTACCCGCACTTTAAGGCAATTAGTGAATATGGATAACCCCGAAACTAACGAAGCCGCAGATTTAAGGTTATTTACCAAAGCTGGTAATGATGACGAAATTGAAGCCTTAGAAGAAGCCAGATTAGCAGTTGAGCAAATTGTCATACCTCAAGGGCAACCAGTAGAATTGTTACCAAGAAATTCTAAAGTAAGAAAAATGCAACATGAACTAATCGAACATTACCGATTACGTTCAGATAGCTTTGGTGATGAGCCGAATCGTCGTCTGCGTATATATCCTGCATAATAATTAACAATAAAAAGAGGCTCTCATCGGAGCTAAATAATATTAATTAAAGGAAAATTTAATGAAAGTCTATGTATCAGATAAAGATGAGAAAATGTAAATAAAAAAATAAACATGATTCAATTTTTTGTAGATTTAGACTTTCAAAGTCTTAAAAATAATCCTGATTTTAAAGAAGATAGCGTCAGAGAAGTTATTATTTTACCTCTGTTGAAAAGTCTTGGTTACACAGAAAACAATATTATTCGCAGTAAAACCTTACAACATCCTTTTCTTAAAATTGGCAGTAAGAAACGTAAAATTAACTTAATACCTGATTACCTCTTAAAAATTGAGAATAATTATGCTTGGGTATTAGATGCTAAAGCACCGAATGAGAATATAAAAGAAGGTGATCATATTGAGCAAGTTTATTGTTATGCTAGTCATCCTGAAGTGAGAAGTCTTTATTTTGCCCTCTGTAATGGCGTTGAATTTAGTTTATTTAAAACTTCTGGTTATGATACTCCTGTTTTATATTTTTCTTTGGATGAATTTGATTTTTATTATGAGCAATTAAGTCAATTTTTGTCTTTAAATAGTTTTCAGGTTGGGAAGGCGTTTTCTTATAATGAGGGTGTTTTTCTCATGCAAAGGCGCAAAGATGCAAAGGAAGACGCTAAGGGTTTTTCTCTGAGTCAATTTGATTATCTTCATCGCCCTTTATTAGCGGAAATTATTCCGAAAAAACAAGCGGCTAAAAGACATTTTGGGGTGCATGGTTATTTCACTAAACAAGTCTGGAATGTGGTGGCAGAATATATCAAAAATTTTAGCCAACCTCATGATACTATTCTCGATCCTTTTGGTGGTAGTGGTGTCACCGCCATTGAGGCGTTAATGAATAATAGAAAAGCCATTAGTATTGACATTAATCCCCTCGCTATTTTTCTCGTTAATTCCCTCATTTCTCCTGTAAATTTCGATGAATTAAATCAAGCATTTGAAAGGGTAAAATCTGCTTATCAAAAAAATGAACCTACTAGCCCAGAAAATATAAAAAATCATAAAAAATATCTCCATTTTTAAAAATTTATATCTTATCTTTTTATAGCAATTTATGATAAATTTTTTATTAAAAAACCGTCAATTAATAGAAAAAAAACATTATGTTCGTAAAGCTGATCCAAATGTTAATTATTGGTTTGATTTTTTCTCAAGTAAATTATATAAATATCAAGATCAATTTGGAGATAATTTTTGTTTGATAATTATAGGTTCTGAAAAAAAAGAAGGAGATTTTTATGCTATTCCTTTTCTTCTGGTAAAACATATATTTATCCAAGAATATTTGTCTAATGATAAAAGAGAAAAAGTAAGATGGGTGGGAAGTATAAAAGGACATTTATTTTCTTTAAGAACTTGCAATTTATCTAAAGATATTAGTTTATTTTACGGGAATTCGAGTTTTTTAAATAATCAAGAAAATTTTTTAAATACTGAATATACTCTTTCAGAAGAAGAATTAAATGATTATTCTATTGAAAATCGAAAAATTGAAATAAATGCAAGACAAAAACAACTGAGGGGGCGACAATGAAGGTAAACAGACGATGGCATAAGAGATTGAAGCTGGTAATCTGGATAAAAATAAGATGTTTTTAGTTTTTATATTAATTACTATAGAAAAAGATGTTTCAACTTCCCCAATTTTATCAGGAGTATTTAAAAAACAGTTTAATTTACCTCAATATTTAACTCTTTGTCTTTTAGTTAATTTACTTCAAAATCTTAAAACTGTTAGGTTAGAAGAAATGGCAAAACTTTTTCCTTATCCGATTAAATTAAGAAGTAGAATTAAAAAGTTACAAAGATTTTTAAGTCTGAAAAATTGGAAAGTTGAAACCATATGGTTTCCGATTTTAAAATCATGGATTATGAACCAATGGGAATCAAACAAAGTAATTTATTTAGTCATTGATAGAACACAGTGGCAAAACATTAATATATTGATGGTAAGTTTAGTTCATCATCAAGGAGCTATCCCTGTATATTTTATCTGATTAAATAAAAAAGGAAGTAGTAATTTATCAGAACAAAAACAAGTATTAGAAGCAAGTATTAATTTATTAATTGAATATAAAATAATCGTTTTAGGAGATAGAGAATTTTGCTCTGTGGATTTAGCAAAATGGTTATCAGTAGAGAAACAGGTTTATTTATCTCTACGTTTAAAAAAGAGTGAATATGTGGAGTTAGAAACTGATATATGGTTTCGATTGAGTGAATTAGGTTTATCTCCAGGATTCTCCGTATATTATCGAGGAATAAAAGTTACAAAAACCAAGGGATTCTCAGGAATTAATTTAGCAGCAAAATGGAAGAAAAACTATAGACATAAATCGAGTAAACAGCCATGGTTTATTCTCACAAATTTAGAAAGTATGTCGGAAACAATCTCTGCTTATTCCAAAAGAATGGGTATTGAAGAAATGTTTAGAGATTTTAAATTAGGAGGTTATAACTTAGAAAGTACAAAACTTGAAAATGAACGACTAATTTCTTTAATTATACTGATAACATTATCCTATAGTTATTCAACATTTATAGGAGAAGAAATTAAAAGAAAAGGAATAAGTGAATATCTAGTTAGACCCACAGAAAAAAGAAGAAGATATAAAAGATATAGTGATTTTTCTATTGGTTTAAATGGGATAAAATGGCTAAGTGAAATCTGCTTTTTTCAAGAACAATTAGATAAGTTAACCTCTTTATTTCCTCAGAAACAGTCCTATTATCGTCAAGGTATGAGGGCTATTTCCCTTATCCAATCTGCATTCTGAATGTTCTGTCGCCCCCTCAGCAAAAACAATCTTTCTTTAGAAAAAAAGTTTTAGATAATTTTCAAAATAAATGCTGTATAACTTCTATTTCTGAATCAAATATGCTTAGAGCAAGTCATATTATTCCATGGTCACATAAAATAGATAGTAGATTAAATCCTTCTAATGGTTTATGCCTTTTTGTTACATACGATCATTTATTTGATCAAGGATACATTAGTTTTACTAATTCTTTACAAGTTATAATTACACCAGAATATAAATATTTTAGTTTGCCATTACAAGATATACTAATTTTAGTACAAAATACACAAGCAAAATATCCTATAAAGTATCAAATAGACTGTGATTACCTTGATTACCATAGAAAGAATATACTTATTAAGTATTAAGAAAAAAAGAGTTATTTAATTAATTTAAAAAGATACTAAATTCAAATCTCATATAGATATAAAACTAAGAATTAAATATTATTTAATCAGTTATTTAACAAGAATGGAAAGAAAAAATAAAACTACGACATTTGATGAGATTGTCTTGTATATTTTACCTTTACTAAAAAATGGTACTACCCCAGAAAATCAAACTATTTTAACAGTCTTAGAAGACATCACTGAGAGAATAGGAGAAGATTCTTGGCGCTTGAAAGGTGAAGGGCAATTAAGTTTATTTTAGGCTATTAAAATCATTTTTAGTTATGCCTAATTGTTTGAGAATTTCTTGAAATAATCATTTTCCAATGTCCGCATTCTCATGAATAGGAATAATTATTTTTCTTTTCTATAAATATTACCATCGCCCATGACTTTTTTAAAATCTAATTTTTTAGCTACTTTTTTCTGTCTTTTGCTTTAGATGGTATGGCAATAATTAAGTTAATATCTGAGGGTAATAATTCATTCTTTTCTAAATATTTTTCTTTGATCATGTAAAGTATATTTACTAACTATAATTTCATTTTTTCTAATAAATTCATAACCAGTTTTTAAATTCTTTATCTTAAGTTAAATAATAACAAAAAATATTTTTTACAGTTTCATTTCTTGCACTAATTAATCTAATAATTTGATTTGTGAGAATATAAACAACGGTAAAATTTTTTTATGATTCAATTAAAATAATTTCATAAGAATTATTAAATCAACTTTTTTCTACAAAAAAACCCCAACAAATAACTTATCTGCTAGGGTTTTGATATTCTTTGAACAAGATTTATTTTTATTTTGTTTCAGCTTCAGAATTTTCTTGTTTACCACTGAGCATACCGTATTTACGTAAGAAACGATCAACCCTACCTTCAGTGTCAATAATTTTTTGAGTACCAGTATAAAAAGGATGATTACCAGACCAAACTTCTACATTAATTTCTGGTTGAGTTGAACCAACACGCATAATTTCTTCACCGTTACAAATAACTTTTGCATCGGGATACCACTGGGGGTGTATTCCTTCTTTTGGCATTATTTTAATTTCCTTTTTTAATACAAGTTATGAATTTTTATTGATTACTAGAGACGTTGCAGACTACGCAACGTTCCTAAAGGAGTTACTAAAGTTAAAATTAACGTTTAGAGAACTGAGGAGCTTTACGAGCTTTATGTAAACCATATTTTTTACGCTCTTTAGCACGGGGATCACGAGTTAAATAACCTTCAGCTTTCAAGGGTTGACGATTTTCAGGATCAAGTTGACATAATGCTCTTGCTACCCCTAATTTAACTGCATCGGATTGACCTGTTAAACCGCCACCATGAGAATTTACGATAATATCATATTCATTTTCTAAACCTAAAGTTTCTAAAGGTGCTTTTAAGGCTTGAATATAATCTTGAATTTGTTGGAAGTACTCAGAACCTTCTCTTTTATTAACTTTAACAGCACCTGTACCGGGTACAAGGCGAACTCTGGCAACAGAAGATTTACGACGACCTGTACCGAGATAAACTACTTTGTCTGACATTATTTATTACCTCCGGGGATGGTATTAATGGTTAAAACTGCTGGTTGTTGTGCTTCATGAGGATGAGCAGAACCACTATAAACTTTAAGTTTGGTGAACAAAGTTCTGCCTAAGCTATTTTTAGGTAACATACCTTTAACAGCAGTTTCGATAATTCTTTCAGGGATACGTTTTTGTAATTTATCAAAGGTTTCGATTTTCATCCCACCGGGGCGCCCTGAGTGACGACGATAAAGCTTTTGTTCACCTTTTTTGCCTGTAACCACAACTTTTTCAGCATTGACTACTATGACAAAATCCCCTGTATCTAAGTGAGGGGTAAAAGTTGGTTTATTTTTTCCTCTCAAAACATTAGCAATTTCGGTGGCTAATCTTCCGAGACGTTGATCTTGAGCATCAACAATAAACCATTTTTTTTCTAAATCTTCTAATTTAGGAACTGGTGTTTTATTCATTTTAATTGAGACTTTTTAACTAAAAGTAAAAATAGGTTGAGTATTAAACCAAATTGGTTCAGGTATCGGAAAATTCGGATAACCTACTCTTAACAAACATAATCCTTTTGCTGGGGCAGAATATTTCACTAAATCTCGACGACGATTTACCCAAATGTCTTGGAACTCTGACAGAGATCTTGTTCCTGATCCCACTTCTACTAACATCCCCACCAATAGCCTTACCATGCCATATAAAAAACCACTAGCCTGTATCTCAATATGTATCAAGTCTTCTTTTCGCTGACAAATAACTTCTTGCACTTCTAAAATAGAGTGTAAACGTTTAGAACCCGCCCGACGAAAAGCACTCAAATCATGAACTCCGAGTAAGGGATTAAGCGCTTTTTGAATCAATGATTCATCTAAAGGCTGATGATAGTAATGCCAACTAAAAGGTTGTAAAAATAGGTTAGGAACTTTACCAGTATATATAGTATAACGATAACGTCGAAAAGAAGCGCCAAAACAAGCGTGCCAATCATTAGCTACCTGTGCCGAAGCTCTAATGACAATATCATCAGGTAAACAACTATTAAGAACTTTTGACCAACGATCAGCAGGTATCGGAAAGTTAACTTCAAAATGAGCTACTTGTGCGGCTGCATGAACTCCACTGTCAGTTCTACCAGCACCGTGAATGGTGACAGGATTACCCACAACAGAGGCGATCGCTTTTTCTATTTCTTCTTGAACACTATTATAGTTAGGCTGTCTTTGCCAACCGTGATAGTTAGCTCCTAAATATTGAATTACAATTGCAACTCTTTTTTTTTCTAGGGTGCTATTCTCCATGAAGGTTAGACTCAAAAGGAACTAGATTAACTGTAAGATTGCCATTTCTGAGTTATCTCCACGACGACTTTTCGTGCGGATTAAACGGGTATAACCACCGTTACGACTGCCATAACGTTCTTGAGCTTTAGCAAAAACATCATTAACAAGATCTTTATCATAAACATAAGCTAAGGCTTTACGTCTAGCAGATAAAGAACCATCTTTTGCTAAAGTAATAATTTTATCTGCAGTACTACGAACAGCTTTAGCACGAGCTTTAGTAGTAGTAAT encodes the following:
- the rplM gene encoding 50S ribosomal protein L13 — translated: MNKTPVPKLEDLEKKWFIVDAQDQRLGRLATEIANVLRGKNKPTFTPHLDTGDFVIVVNAEKVVVTGKKGEQKLYRRHSGRPGGMKIETFDKLQKRIPERIIETAVKGMLPKNSLGRTLFTKLKVYSGSAHPHEAQQPAVLTINTIPGGNK
- the truA gene encoding tRNA pseudouridine(38-40) synthase TruA; protein product: MENSTLEKKRVAIVIQYLGANYHGWQRQPNYNSVQEEIEKAIASVVGNPVTIHGAGRTDSGVHAAAQVAHFEVNFPIPADRWSKVLNSCLPDDIVIRASAQVANDWHACFGASFRRYRYTIYTGKVPNLFLQPFSWHYYHQPLDESLIQKALNPLLGVHDLSAFRRAGSKRLHSILEVQEVICQRKEDLIHIEIQASGFLYGMVRLLVGMLVEVGSGTRSLSEFQDIWVNRRRDLVKYSAPAKGLCLLRVGYPNFPIPEPIWFNTQPIFTFS
- a CDS encoding transposase, with the translated sequence MNLLIEYKIIVLGDREFCSVDLAKWLSVEKQVYLSLRLKKSEYVELETDIWFRLSELGLSPGFSVYYRGIKVTKTKGFSGINLAAKWKKNYRHKSSKQPWFILTNLESMSETISAYSKRMGIEEMFRDFKLGGYNLESTKLENERLISLIILITLSYSYSTFIGEEIKRKGISEYLVRPTEKRRRYKRYSDFSIGLNGIKWLSEICFFQEQLDKLTSLFPQKQSYYRQGMRAISLIQSAF
- the rpmE gene encoding 50S ribosomal protein L31, with protein sequence MPKEGIHPQWYPDAKVICNGEEIMRVGSTQPEINVEVWSGNHPFYTGTQKIIDTEGRVDRFLRKYGMLSGKQENSEAETK
- a CDS encoding R3H domain-containing nucleic acid-binding protein encodes the protein MEEKLPQHRMQITDDLDKLLQILPLTIRQSVEQHPQKSSLIEIVLDLGRKPEARFSGHSCYLSDNLVGREDLEYCVARVGHFSADNRAGIECTLHRISAIRNRQGNIIGLTCRIGRAVFGTILMIRELVESGQSILLLGRPGVGKTTALREIARVLADELDKRVVIIDTSNEIAGDGDVPHPAIGRARRMQVAHPELQHQVMIEAVENHMPEVIIIDEIGTELEAQAARTIAERGVQLVGTAHGNYLENLIKNPTLSDLIGGIQSVTLGDEEARRRGSQKTVLERKAPPTFQIAVEMWERQKWVVHEEVAQTVDHLLRGKQPIPQLRQVNDEGQVTITRDPSLAPQTELTTVQNVVEIPLKPTGLRASGKMIPISLTHQQPNLDFEKMLANSWYQAEEATEKVRIPGPNGEDFPIYVYPYGIGRSQLEQVIGVLKMPIVLTKDLDDADAVLALRSQVKNHSKLMQLAKDRQVPIHSIKSNSIPQITRTLRQLVNMDNPETNEAADLRLFTKAGNDDEIEALEEARLAVEQIVIPQGQPVELLPRNSKVRKMQHELIEHYRLRSDSFGDEPNRRLRIYPA
- the rpsI gene encoding 30S ribosomal protein S9; this encodes MSDKVVYLGTGRRKSSVARVRLVPGTGAVKVNKREGSEYFQQIQDYIQALKAPLETLGLENEYDIIVNSHGGGLTGQSDAVKLGVARALCQLDPENRQPLKAEGYLTRDPRAKERKKYGLHKARKAPQFSKR
- the rplQ gene encoding 50S ribosomal protein L17, which produces MRHRCKVPLLGLPADQRKALLRGLTTHLLREGEITTTKARAKAVRSTADKIITLAKDGSLSARRKALAYVYDKDLVNDVFAKAQERYGSRNGGYTRLIRTKSRRGDNSEMAILQLI
- a CDS encoding DNA methyltransferase, whose translation is MIQFFVDLDFQSLKNNPDFKEDSVREVIILPLLKSLGYTENNIIRSKTLQHPFLKIGSKKRKINLIPDYLLKIENNYAWVLDAKAPNENIKEGDHIEQVYCYASHPEVRSLYFALCNGVEFSLFKTSGYDTPVLYFSLDEFDFYYEQLSQFLSLNSFQVGKAFSYNEGVFLMQRRKDAKEDAKGFSLSQFDYLHRPLLAEIIPKKQAAKRHFGVHGYFTKQVWNVVAEYIKNFSQPHDTILDPFGGSGVTAIEALMNNRKAISIDINPLAIFLVNSLISPVNFDELNQAFERVKSAYQKNEPTSPENIKNHKKYLHF
- a CDS encoding HNH endonuclease, which gives rise to MTSISESNMLRASHIIPWSHKIDSRLNPSNGLCLFVTYDHLFDQGYISFTNSLQVIITPEYKYFSLPLQDILILVQNTQAKYPIKYQIDCDYLDYHRKNILIKY